The following proteins are co-located in the Triticum aestivum cultivar Chinese Spring chromosome 1A, IWGSC CS RefSeq v2.1, whole genome shotgun sequence genome:
- the LOC123067864 gene encoding probable beta-1,4-xylosyltransferase GT43E, with protein MHNDVGMVSSRRNSTGAFHRDGPPKDWSQFADPSPSPKLLYSQSYVIMRGLLASLASLDFALWSSTMKSAWRSPERSKSKGPGCRRVAFRLFVCFMIGIFIGFTPFFSVDVSQKIVSRLPFDDGVDDKVKELDAIVVQKEVEVVDEPEVEQLSPPVPAMLDDEVDFVEAAKPAITDLVIPVRKLLIVVTITSARPQQAYYLNRLAHVLKGVPPPLLWLVVEWPVTTFETAEILRSSGVMYRHIVCRKNLTSVRKIAVCQRNNAIYHIKKHHLDGIVHFADEERSYMGDVFEEMRKIRRVGAWPVANHDASKYRVVVEGPTCKGNRITGWNTIQKKGAPRRFPIGFSGFAFNSTMLWDPQRWNRPAMDSVIVHSGGRGGLQESRFVEKLVKNDRQIEGLPDNCNRVMVWNFALEPPQLNYPAGWSLWNHLEVVKDL; from the exons ATGCATAATGATGTTGGAATGGTGTCCAGTAGAAGGAATTCCACAGGGGCGTTCCACCGCGACGGCCCACCCAAGGACTGGTCCCAGTTTGCCGACCCCTCGCCCTCTCCTAAACTGCTCTACTCGCAGTCCTATGTCATCATGAGGGGGctgctggcgtcgctggcctctTTGGACTTCGCCCTGTGGTCAAGCACGATGAAGTCCGCATGGCGATCGCCTGAGAGGTCGAAATCTAAGGGGCCGGGCTGCAGGAGAGTCGCGTTCCGGCTGTTCGTGTGTTTCATGATCGGCATCTTCATCGGGTTCACGCCCTTCTTCTCGGTCGATGTCTCTCAGAAGATAGTCTCGAGGCTTCCGTTCGACGATGGGGTGGATGATAAGGTTAAGGAGTTGGATGCAATCGTAGTGCAGAAAGAGGTTGAGGTGGTTGATGAGCCCGAGGTTGAGCAGCTGAGCCCTCCGGTTCCTGCAATGTTGGATGATGAGGTGGATTTTGTCGAAGCTGCGAAACCTGCTATTACTGATTTGGTCATCCCTGTGAGGAAGCTTCTGATAGTGGTGACAATCACTTCTGCTCGGCCGCAGCAGGCGTATTACTTGAATCGCCTAGCTCATGTTCTGAAAGGTGTACCACCTCCTCTCTTATGGTTGGTGGTGGAATGGCCTGTTACTACCTTTGAAACAGCAGAAATCCTCAGGTCTTCTGGGGTTATGTACAGGCATATTGTCTGCAGGAAAAATCTTACCAGTGTACGGAAGATTGCTGTCTGTCAAAGGAACAATGCAATCTATCATATTAAGAAGCATCACCTTGATGGTATAGTGCACTTTGCTGACGAAGAGCGGTCATACATGGGTGATGTTTTTGAAGAAATGCGCAAGATCAG GCGCGTTGGTGCATGGCCTGTAGCGAACCATGATGCAAGTAAGTACAGGGTGGTTGTAGAAGGGCCTACATGTAAAGGAAACCGAATCACTGGATGGAACACAATTCAGAAGAAGGGTGCACCTCGTCGATTCCCAATTGGTTTCTCTGGGTTTGCTTTCAACAGTACAATGCTCTGGGATCCTCAAAGGTGGAACCGCCCAGCTATGGATTCTGTTATAGTCCACTCTGGTGGTAGAGGTGGTCTGCAG GAGTCACGATTTGTTGAGAAGCTTGTTAAAAACGACCGTCAAATAGAAGGCCTTCCAGATAACTGCAACCGGGTCATGGTCTGGAATTTCGCCTTGGAACCTCCCCAGCTCAACTACCCCGCAGGATGGTCGCTGTGGAACCACCTTGAAGTTGTCAAGGACCTGTAA